A segment of the Cricetulus griseus strain 17A/GY chromosome 6, alternate assembly CriGri-PICRH-1.0, whole genome shotgun sequence genome:
TACCATCTGCTGATCTGGCTGTTCATAGAAGGGACAGTCACTCAAATCAGACTGGCTTTTGGAACATGTGGTTCGGCCTAACTCTATTTTCAGGTAGAAGTTCTTCCCAGCCACAACCTATAGTGAAAAgagaaggatatatatatatatatatatatatatatatatatatatatatccagtcAATTTCATATGCATGCAGTCAGTTTACATTACAGAGTTTCTGTGTTCATAGCTCCATCCATGAACTGTTGGAACTATCACCCAAAGAACACACTAGCTACCTTTCAGCAGGGTAGCACAGGCCTGGATTGCAACTCATTTCCTTCTTAGAGCAACTCTAAGGGGGTGCCTTGTGTTCCCAAGGAAGAGCAGAATCAGGATATGGAAAATGGAAGCCAAGGAATGACTGTTTGGTTTTTCAGTGGGCTCTAGGAGTGAAGACAGAGCTCTAGGGAGATAGCCGGGAGTGATAACCATTTTCCAGGGTTGCTCTGAGCACAAGCAAAATCTCTGGTTTGTACACAAGACTAAGTCAACCCTGCTGACTGTGACTCTGGAGGCAACGGCAGTGATATACTCTAGGAAGGTCGCAGGCTGGTGATTGACTTCCATCTGTTCCCTCACCATAGCACACATCCCAAGGGAAGCCTATTCCCTCTGTTTACCAGTGGTTGTCAAGACTCTTTTCTTTGCAGAATAGggaaatgtggtatgtttacacatgAAGATGACGCAAGCCAAAAGGAAGGTGGCCCTCCCTGCCTCATCTTTTAGTGTGATTGTCTTTGATAATATTTTTCAAGTGTGTAACATACTTTCACATCTTCCATTAGTTTGTAATTAGAGATGAGTTTAACACATTCCTTGCCCCAGGCATCCCAGATGAAACTTGTCAGGAAGGCAGATTATGAGGTGAGGAACCTGGAAACAGGGTTCTGCTTCTTGCCTTGAAGAACTAGGAGTAAGGTCCttgctgcttctgtttctggATTTCCCTCCTGTAAACTAGATCCACAGACTCTATAGTCTTTAACTCCTACAGTTTCCTCCAATGGCATTCATTATACAATGGCATGGTCCAATAAGGACCATGACACCTGGGAGGACATAATATGTTCAAGTTGGTGATACAAGCTGATTGCTGGAGCAGGAGAAGTAGAGACGATTTTGAGTCATCTAATGTTAAAAAGGGGACAGAAAAGAGatttacacatatgtgtgtggacCGTGTTGTGGCTCTGTTGGTATGGGTTGACTGAAATTGGACACAATCTATCCCATATAATCCCCAGCCTTCCATTTAAGATGACATTGGAAGTATAATTTAATGGTGGCTCTGACCCCTTCTTATCTTGGTAACTATTCTATTTGATAAGGGATGATTCCATGCTGCAGAGGCAGAATCCAGGAAGGTCCTTTCTATGTAGAGGGAAAACAATGTCTGGGGTATTGGTCTTGATATTCCCATCTTAAAATAATGGCACCAGTCTCAATGTTCTTCCCCAGAGTACTCAGGGCCACCATGTAAATAGAAGCAAGGATTCTTTTGACAGTTTGAAGGTACTTGCTTAGTGGATTTAGGAGGGTACCTACCTGATGACTGATATTAACctaaaggaaacagagaaatcaGACTCAACACCAGTTGATGGATTTATGTGTTCCTTACAGATAGGGAGTCTTTCTGAGAAATGTGTCCCCATGGTATTATACCATGGAGCATCATCAAGCATTCATACAAAGTTAAAATGGCTAGAGTTCTCCTGGCCCATATCATTGTATGCAGAGTGTATAGCTGAGTGAGATCACATTGAGCAGAACATGACTGCCACAGTTGAATGGATCCTTCCATAATTTCAAGGTCAGGGAAGTTAAGTAGAAGCTGTTAGAGGGAAGGATATTTAGGTAATTGGGTAAGGATATGAGCCCAAGGTGGGGGTGTCAGTCATTTCGCATTAGCAAACTGAATGAGTCTGAAAGTAAGGTAACCGAATGTGTCTGCTGACTCCCGATTTTGTAAAAGGAATCTTGCAGTTGTACAGGATGTCCTAACTTGCAAAAACTGTTCATTGAAGGAAGTATTTACTTTCAatgcatttaaaaagtaaatgcacATAGTCACACACTTGAGCACACACATCCTTGAGAGACTGTGAAGAATGGCCCAAGcattcgagtgtgtgtgtgtgtgtgtgtgtgtgtgtgtgtgtgtgtgtgtgtgtgtgtgtgtgtgtgtgtgtgtgtgtgtgtggtgtgtgtgtgtgtgtgtgtgtgtgtgtgtgtgtgtgtgtgtgtgtgtgtgtgtgtgtgtgtgtgtggtgtgtgtgtgtgtgcggggccTGCGGGGCCAGGGGCAGTAGGCGGGCTTGGTGATTGGGGATGCCGAGATGCACTGGACTGGCAACTCAGCCTTCTCTCAGCTCTGAGCCCTGAGGCCCGCCTGTGGAGGTGACCTGGTCCTGCCTGTTCTGGCTGTTCCTGGATGCACGACAGGAGCTCTGGCTGGGCTTCCTGCAGCAAGATGTCTTTGGGGAGCTTGTGACAGCCCTGACCTCCCAGCGCCCCCGGCTGCCTCTCCACCCTCCGCCCCTCCATCCCTGACCCCTACCCTGAACCCCATGCCCTCCTCTCAGGCCTCGCTCTCCCCTTGACCTCATGCTCTCTCCTCAGGCCCTCACCATGCTCCTCCCCTCAGGCACTCATCCTCCTCCTTACCTCAGTCCTGCCCTCACCACAGAGCCTTAACCACCAGGCTTGCTTGCAAGGCCCCTGGATACCTGctcaggccacacctcctggccTTCCCttctcagcactcggaaggcagaggcaggtggatctctgtgagttcgagaccagcctggtctacatgagctagttccaggacagcctccaaagccacagagaaaccctgcctcgaaaacaacaacaacaacaacaacaacaacaacaacaacaacaaacaacaaaaattgtgcaagaattaagaaaaaagagaTCAAGTCTGGAGAGAGAGTTCAGGGGTACATACTGCCCTTCTGGAGGActtaggtttgattctcagcaccaacaAGGAAGCTCACAACCCCTTGTAATTCCTGCTGTCTTCTGACACTCTGACACTCAcgggtattctctctctctctctctctctctctctctctctctctctctctgacactctGACACTCAcgggtattctctctctctctctctctctctctctctctctctctctttctctctgtctgtctgtctctcctccttcccctctctctcccctcaccctctctccctctctcctttcttttctctttcggacacacacatgacatacacacatacacacaaataattcaaaatcttagactttcttttaaaatgttaaagggAAGATACTTTAAAGATCAGTCAGTGAGAGCTGTCTGCCGGGTCCATTTGTCTTTCCTTGTAGTCATTTCAATAGTGTTTCACACTGACAACAAAGAGTTGGTGGTAGATAGTTAATTATGGCAGATTCTGATCCCAGCTCTGACAGCCTTTGTACTTCTGGCCAGCTAGAACTGGGGAACAGAATGGAGGTACTAGATAATTACCCATAAATCTCCAGCTGGATTTCTAGCTAATCTAAAGGAGACAATCCTAAATGCACCCATGGAGGCTTGTGGGGCACCAGATATTTGCTGAGAACATGGTTTGAACACCAAACAGGGATGTATTCATATTATGGTTCAATCCGTAACACCTGCAATGAAGATTATTGTCCTTTGGAACGACACAGAGGTGGAAGCAATGTAGGGAAGTACGGGAATGACGGGGACATCAGCAAATACTCTAAAGGACAAACTTATCCCACTATCCCTGGGCCAGGCACCCACCTGCTGACTGGCGCTCATCACCCGTATTGGCCTGCTAATGTACAGGTCATTGTTCATGTCATTGTAGGTTTTGACAGCAAATTTCACTGCTTTCTGCACCTCCTTATCATTCGGGTCAGCTGGCTCCACTCTACCCACCGCCACCTGCTCATCTTCAGCATTAGTACTGGTTACAGGGCCCACAGCTAGGATGAATGTCAGGGCTAGAGAAGCCAACAGGGGCAGTGAGGGGCTCCGCAGGCTGGCCATGGTTGATTGTAGTTGAGCTGCAGCGGAGCAGAGGAGAAATAGTCCAGAGTGCTCCTGGTCTGCTTCCTTGTCTTTTTATCTTGCAGAGTCAAGCTGCTCAGGTCCTCCTTACTCCACCCTGCCTGTCCCCACCCCTAGGCCCTCCTTTCCCCAGACTTACCCACCCCTCTCCTTTCACCTGCAGGCTCTCCTTTCCCCAGTCTTGACACACTCTCTtgtcttcttctcttttccattgCCACTTAGTTCTTCTCCCTAAGTCCCCTCCTATATCCATGTTACTTTTATCTCCACAAATGAGTCCTTGCCCTTATGACTTTGAACAGCCTGCCTGTGGTTTTGAGCTCAACTTCtactaaagagagagaaaagaaaagcacctTGGCTCCCTGAGGTTTTTGCAGGTCAGGGGTAGCTATAATACCAAGACCTGGATATCCCTAGTTCAAGGATGTTATTTCAGAGGTTCCAGAAACAGACAGTGCCCTTTCCTGGGGAACTTCTTTGCCAAATACACTGAATTCACCTTTATTTGAAAAAAGGGAAAATTATTCCCTTTACACAACTCACAGATGTCAGTCAGGGTACTCAATAAATGAATTCCTAGAGCTTCTCCATGTACCTGATGCTCTAGAACTTAGAAACAGATTCTGGTGACTGATCCTTGTATATAATATTACAGCTGGCAGCTCAATACAGAAATGACATGAACCTATGCATAGTTTTGAATTTTCTAGCAGACATATTAAAAATGTATGAAGAAGTAGGTGAAAATTTTTCAACATATTTTTATAACTTAGCATATCAAATGTTATTTCACTATGTAggaataattcttttttaaagttttttcttttttatttaaattagaaacaagcttcttttacatgtcaatctcagttccctcctcatcccctcctcccctgcccccccaccaaacccctatcccaaaccctttctgctccccagggagggtgaggacttccatgggggatcttcaaagtctgtcatatcatttggaccagggcctagcccctccccagtgtatctaggctgagagagtatccctcgatGCGGAGAGGGCTAGGAATAATTCTTAACAGATAGCTTGTGTTCCTTGGTGCACATATGTATTAACTATTTGGATTCTGT
Coding sequences within it:
- the LOC100770333 gene encoding cystatin 10 codes for the protein MASLRSPSLPLLASLALTFILAVGPVTSTNAEDEQVAVGRVEPADPNDKEVQKAVKFAVKTYNDMNNDLYISRPIRVMSASQQVVAGKNFYLKIELGRTTCSKSQSDLSDCPFYEQPDQQMRVICNFQIYSVSWENKMSVTNFNCPRA